One window from the genome of Eucalyptus grandis isolate ANBG69807.140 chromosome 7, ASM1654582v1, whole genome shotgun sequence encodes:
- the LOC120286168 gene encoding putative receptor-like protein kinase At3g47110, producing MSLILRSQGLGGFLSPHIGNLSFLKIVVLQNNSFGGEIPSQIGNLFRLRNLDLSNNSFGGSIPSNLSRCSNLESLNLVDNRLVGGICSNLGSLPRLKFLRLSKNNLVGPIPPSIGNLSLLQHLSLAENASRSEELSRLESCGKLSFDIGTTLPSLYYLGGLNNMFTGIIPSSLTNTTSLRGLYLANNNFHGPIPKNLGRLKGLYVIALGLNQLQDDLSFISSLANCSNLEILSVEENSIHGSLPTSISNLSTSIKQISMSNNLIHGTIPSAFGNLFNLTYLSLKNNSLTDSLPDSIGALYNLRVLFLSRNMFTGEIPPSIGNMTSLNRLFLQDNNFQGYIPQSLGNCTQLIELELSNNSLSGSIPVEIVGLYSLSILFSLAHNNLSGSLPYQVGSLRSLEELDLSYNRLTGLIPASISGCLRLARLGLEANSFHGQIPLALSPLQRLEVLDLSDNNFSGPIPSFLTEFLLLKYLNMSFNELEGQVPESGVFLNASVVSVSGNRGLCAGVPTLKLPLCKLPSSNKSSTIKAIITFVVAISLLCLALLFLSIFGYCKKKRQEPLCWMSSSFKNQFMRISYDELSRATNRFSETNLIGKGRYGTVYMGILEGIAIVAVKILSVCSSVDIHGNDFKALIYEFMANRSLEWLHPETIVRDDEHGKSRNLRLVQRLNIAIDIAIVIEYLHKGCSPAIVHGDLKPSNVLLDDDMVAQVGDFGLAMIISTVSSETTGVQDQEYGIGHQVSTLGDAYSYGILLLEMFTGKRPTEEAFGYCLNLHSFVQMALPDRVMDIVDSRLWSEAGDRQQGMRIKDCIISIFEVGVACSIESPLDRMDMTEAIRKLYSIKGSYEIKERTDVPLESWQDRTLALLIIAAVASLVLGIKTQSGRRMEVSIYDAIVGDAVLLKIGDQTESCFWSFPGD from the exons ATGTCCTTGATCTTGAGATCACAAGGCTTGGGAGGCTTCTTATCTCCTCACATAGGTAACCTCTCTTTCCTTAAGATCGTGGTTTTACAAAACAATAGCTTTGGCGGTGAAATCCCATCACAGATCGGCAACTTGTTTCGGCTCCGCAATCTTGATCTTAGTAACAACTCTTTTGGTGGGTCAATACCCTCCAATCTTTCCCGCTGCTCAAACCTCGAGTCCTTGAATCTTGTAGATAACCGACTTGTGGGGGGAATTTGTTCCAATCTTGGTTCTTTACCAAGGCTTAAATTCTTGCGCTTGTCTAAGAACAATCTTGTAGGTCCTATTCCTCCTTCGATTGGAAACCTCTCGCTGCTACAACACCTCTCTTTGGCAGAAAATGCTTCAAGGAGCGAGGAACTGTCCAGACTTGAGAG TTGCGGGAAGCTTTCCTTCGATATTGGCACCactcttccttctctctattACCTTGGAGGGCTCAATAACATGTTCACCGGGATAATTCCGTCATCTTTGACGAATACCACCAGTCTTCGGGGACTTTACCTTGCTAACAATAATTTCCATGGGCCAATACCGAAAAatctgggaaggctaaagggcCTTTACGTGATTGCATTGGGTTTAAACCAGTTGCAGGATGACTTgagttttatttcttctttagctAATTGTTCCAACTTAGAAATTCTCTCGGTGGAAGAGAACTCGATTCACGGATCATTGCCAACATCCATCTCCAATCTCTCCACCAGCATTAAGCAAATTTCAATGTCAAACAATCTGATCCATGGAACTATTCCTTCAGCCTTCGGAAATCTCTTCAACTTGACGTATTTGAGTTTAAAGAATAATTCTCTAACCGATAGCCTTCCTGATTCTATTGGAGCACTTTACAACTTGCGGGTACTTTTTTTGAGCAGAAACATGTTTACTGGAGAGATACCGCCTTCGATTGGTAATATGACATCTTTAAATAGGCTTTTCCTTCAAGACAACAATTTCCAAGGCTACATACCACAAAGTCTTGGCAATTGCACGCAACTAATCGAGCTAGAGCTTTCAAACAACAGTCTAAGTGGCTCAATTCCAGTCGAAATTGTGGGCCTTTATTCCTTGTCAATCCTCTTCAGCTTAGCGCATAATAATCTAAGTGGATCTCTTCCATATCAAGTTGGGTCTTTAAGGAGTCTCGAAGAATTAGATCTGTCTTACAATAGATTGACCGGCTTAATTCCAGCCTCCATCAGCGGATGCTTGAGATTGGCACGGCTTGGCTTAGAAGCTAATTCTTTTCATGGTCAAATCCCTCTAGCTTTAAGTCCATTACAACGCCTAGAAGTGCTGGATCTTTCCGATAACAATTTTTCTGGTCCAATCCCGAGCTTTCTTACAGAGTTCTTATTGCTTAAATACTTGAATATGTCATTCAATGAACTAGAAGGACAAGTTCCGGAGAGCGGAGTTTTTCTCAATGCAAGTGTTGTATCAGTTTCTGGAAATAGGGGACTTTGTGCAGGTGTTCCAACTCTGAAGCTTCCTCTTTGTAAATTACCAAGCTCTAACAAGTCTTCTACAATCAAGGCCATAATAACATTTGTGGTCGCTATCAGCTTGTTATGTTTAGCTTTGTTGTTCCTGTCTATTTTCGGTTACTGCAAAAAGAAGCGACAAGAACCACTTTGCTGGATGTCATCATCTTTCAAGAACCAATTCATGAGGATTTCTTATGATGAACTCTCGAGAGCTACTAATAGATTCTCAGAGACCAATTTGATTGGTAAAGGGAGATATGGCACAGTTTATATGGGGATTCTTGAGGGCATTGCCATTGTGGCAGTAAAG ATACTAAGCGTCTGTTCAAGCGTGGACATTCATGGCAATGACTTCAAAGCTCTAATATATGAGTTCATGGCTAACAGGAGTTTGGAGTGGTTGCACCCTGAGACTATAGTGCGAGATGATGAGCATGGCAAATCAAGAAATCTAAGACTAGTGCAAAGGTTAAACATTGCCATCGACATAGCTATTGTGATCGAATATCTCCATAAGGGTTGCTCTCCAGCAATCGTCCATGGAGATTTGAAGCCAAGTAATGTGCTTTTGGATGATGACATGGTGGCTCAAGTTGGAGATTTCGGGCTTGCTATGATCATTTCAACGGTGTCATCCGAAACCACAGGAGTTCAGGACCAGG AGTATGGCATCGGACACCAAGTTTCTACACTTGGGGATGCATACAGTTACGGCATTCTATTATTGGAGATGTTCACTGGAAAGAGACCCACTGAAGAGGCCTTTGGGTATTGTCTTAACCTTCATAGCTTTGTCCAAATGGCTCTTCCTGATCGAGTGATGGACATTGTAGACTCAAGGCTTTGGAGTGAAGCTGGTGATCGACAGCAGGGGATGAGGATCAAAGATTGCATAATCTCCATTTTTGAAGTTGGAGTCGCATGTTCGATAGAATCACCACTGGATCGAATGGACATGACTGAGGCGATTAGGAAATTATACTCGATCAAGGGAAGTTATGAAATCAAAGAGAGGACAG ATGTTCCTTTGGAAAGCTGGCAAGATCGTACTTTGGCCCTATTGATAATAGCTGCCGTGGCTTCCTTGGTACTTGGAATAAAGACACAG AGTGGCAGAAGAATGGAAGTTTCAATATATGATGCCATTGTTGGTGATGCTGTTCTCCTTAAGATTGGTGACCAG ACAGAGTCTTGTTTCTGGTCATTCCCTGGCGATTGA